A genomic stretch from Flavobacterium nitratireducens includes:
- a CDS encoding tyrosine-type recombinase/integrase: MKWSAKPIVHKGEKRIGVYFEKNTELIARIKQIEDARWSQQKTVWHIPDTEENRIRFKITPLSQTIPSEEAQVQIEKFKQWMRSKRYSKSTIVTYCEALKSFLLFYREKAIAAITNEDVIIYNNDYILKNNLSASYQNQIVNAIKLYFKTIQDTKIEVDKIPRPKRAKVLPNVLSKEEIKLILNAHNNLKHKMMLSMIYSCGLRSGELLALQPVHIDSKRNIVLLKNSKGKKDRIAPLSPKILEMLREYYTICKPTTYLFEGQTKGQPYDSRSLQLILKQALTKVNIKKPVTLHWLRHSYATHLLESGTDLRYIQELLGHNSSKTTEIYTHVSTKSIQQIKSPFDDL, translated from the coding sequence ATGAAATGGTCAGCTAAACCTATTGTCCACAAAGGAGAAAAACGAATTGGCGTATATTTTGAAAAAAACACCGAATTAATTGCTCGAATTAAACAAATTGAAGATGCCCGATGGAGTCAGCAAAAAACAGTGTGGCACATTCCCGATACCGAAGAAAATAGAATACGATTTAAAATTACACCTCTCTCTCAAACTATTCCATCAGAAGAAGCTCAAGTACAAATAGAAAAATTCAAACAATGGATGCGTTCCAAACGATATAGCAAAAGTACTATTGTAACCTATTGCGAAGCTTTGAAATCTTTTTTACTGTTTTACAGAGAAAAGGCCATTGCAGCAATTACAAACGAAGATGTGATTATCTATAATAACGATTATATTTTGAAAAATAATCTATCTGCCTCCTACCAGAATCAAATTGTCAATGCAATTAAACTTTATTTTAAAACTATTCAAGATACAAAAATTGAGGTTGATAAAATTCCCCGACCTAAACGCGCCAAAGTTTTACCTAATGTTTTGAGCAAGGAAGAAATCAAATTGATTTTGAATGCCCATAACAACCTCAAACACAAAATGATGCTTTCGATGATTTACAGTTGCGGTTTGCGCAGTGGCGAATTATTGGCTTTACAACCCGTTCATATCGATTCTAAAAGAAATATAGTTTTGCTCAAAAATTCAAAGGGCAAAAAAGACAGAATTGCTCCTTTGAGTCCCAAAATACTCGAAATGTTAAGAGAATATTACACTATTTGTAAACCAACCACTTATTTATTTGAAGGACAAACTAAAGGACAGCCTTATGATTCTAGGAGCCTTCAACTTATTCTAAAGCAAGCCTTGACCAAAGTTAACATTAAGAAACCTGTTACACTACATTGGCTACGTCATAGTTACGCCACACACCTGCTAGAAAGCGGTACCGATTTGCGATACATTCAAGAACTTTTGGGACACAACAGTAGCAAAACAACCGAAATTTACACTCATGTAAGTACGAAAAGTATTCAACAAATAAAAAGTCCTTTTGATGATTTGTAA
- the dcm gene encoding DNA (cytosine-5-)-methyltransferase, translating to MVGASLFSSAGIAETYFDEVGINIIAANELVQERADLYQALYPNSKMIAGSILDENVFKTLVKNTPEKLDFLIASPPCQGMSVAGKNRNIEQMLNDERNYLVFKIIDFIKLKSPDFVLIENVPTFFKLVLPYKNQQLKVVEILNLLFGKEYNIEANVYDAAEFGVAQRRTRAIIKLYRKGKKWGQPIKSEKQITVEEKIGFLPSIEAGQKSNVKWHFARKHSDNHIQWMKHTPTGQTAFDNKEFFPVKPNGEKIKSYNTSYRRINWDEPAPTITMRNDAISSQLNVHPGRKLKNGTYSDARVLTPLELMLLSSLPQDWNIPDNTPELLIRKCIGECIPPLLIKNIVAQINR from the coding sequence ATGGTAGGAGCATCACTATTTTCAAGTGCAGGCATAGCGGAAACTTACTTTGATGAAGTAGGAATAAACATTATTGCTGCTAATGAATTGGTTCAGGAAAGAGCCGATTTGTATCAGGCTTTATATCCAAATTCAAAAATGATTGCAGGAAGTATTTTAGACGAAAATGTTTTTAAAACACTCGTAAAAAATACTCCCGAAAAATTAGACTTTCTGATTGCTTCACCTCCTTGCCAAGGAATGAGTGTTGCAGGAAAAAACAGAAATATTGAGCAAATGCTCAATGACGAGAGAAATTATCTTGTTTTCAAAATCATTGATTTTATCAAGCTAAAATCACCAGACTTCGTGCTGATTGAAAATGTTCCGACATTTTTCAAATTGGTTTTGCCTTACAAAAATCAACAATTAAAAGTCGTTGAAATTTTAAATCTTCTTTTTGGCAAAGAATACAACATTGAAGCAAATGTTTATGATGCAGCTGAATTTGGTGTAGCTCAAAGACGAACAAGAGCAATTATAAAATTGTATCGAAAAGGTAAAAAATGGGGACAACCAATAAAATCTGAAAAGCAAATAACCGTAGAAGAAAAAATTGGTTTTTTGCCAAGCATTGAAGCAGGACAAAAATCAAATGTGAAATGGCACTTTGCCCGAAAACATTCTGATAACCACATTCAATGGATGAAACATACACCAACAGGACAAACAGCATTTGACAATAAAGAATTTTTCCCTGTAAAACCAAATGGAGAAAAAATCAAAAGTTACAACACATCGTATAGACGAATTAATTGGGATGAACCTGCACCGACAATTACGATGCGTAACGATGCAATCAGTTCGCAACTGAATGTACACCCGGGCAGAAAATTGAAAAACGGAACGTATTCTGATGCAAGAGTTTTGACACCTTTAGAATTGATGTTGTTGTCGTCTTTGCCACAAGATTGGAATATTCCAGACAACACCCCCGAATTGCTTATTAGAAAATGTATTGGCGAATGTATTCCGCCTTTGCTCATTAAAAATATTGTTGCCCAAATAAACCGATAA
- a CDS encoding helix-turn-helix domain-containing protein, whose product MKETFGAYIHKLRSENGLTLTKLAAALDIDQSTLSKIENGKRNVPEEILPKLSAFFNLDLKKLEHEYLSEKIAELIYPQEETKEIFKAAEEKAKYFRTIKTQQGTIKF is encoded by the coding sequence ATGAAAGAAACATTTGGAGCATACATTCACAAACTTAGGTCTGAAAACGGCTTGACTTTGACCAAACTTGCGGCTGCATTGGACATTGACCAATCTACACTTTCAAAAATTGAAAATGGGAAAAGAAATGTACCCGAAGAAATATTGCCCAAACTTTCAGCCTTTTTTAATCTTGACTTGAAAAAATTAGAACACGAATATTTAAGTGAGAAAATTGCAGAGCTGATTTATCCACAAGAAGAAACCAAAGAAATATTCAAAGCAGCCGAAGAAAAGGCAAAATATTTCAGAACAATAAAAACGCAACAAGGTACAATAAAGTTTTAA